The following are encoded together in the Marmota flaviventris isolate mMarFla1 chromosome 18, mMarFla1.hap1, whole genome shotgun sequence genome:
- the LOC114080106 gene encoding vomeronasal type-1 receptor 4-like: MAASDVAVGIICLSQTVVGFLGNSSLFLHYLGLYFTGCRVRHTDLMIQHLILANLLTLLSRGVPQTVAAFGVKIFLSDVGCKLLFYLHRVGRGVSIGSTCLLSIFQAIKISSRNSRWAELKMSICKYVDCSVYLSWLLYLLLNIVFLMYMTGNRNNKNITSLKDLGYCSTIQYNVTIQSLYAALVTFPDALCVGLMLWASSSMVLILHRHKQRMQHVHKTSSSRSSPEYRATKTILLLVSTFVSFYTFSCIFQIYVGIMSNPNLFLVNTATIFAGCFPAISPFLLMDRNSSAPRLCLAWIRNRKTSDIMRNM; encoded by the coding sequence ATGGCAGCCAGCGATGTGGCTGTAGGAATCATCTGCCTGTCACAGACTGTGGTTGGATTTCTGGGCaattcctctcttttcctccatTACCTGGGCCTTTACTTCACTGGGTGCAGGGTAAGACACACAGACTTGATGATTCAGCACTTGATTTTGGCCAACTTGTTAACCCTTCTGAGTAGAGGAGTTCCCCAGACAGTGGCAGCTTTTGGAGTGAAAATTTTCCTCAGTGATGTTGGATGCAAGCTGCTTTTCTATCTTCACAGGGTGGGCAGGGGTGTGTCCATTGGCAGCACCTGCCTCCTGAGCATCTTTCAGGCCATTAAGATTAGTTCTAGGAACTCCAGGTGGGCAGAACTTAAAATGTCCATTTGCAAGTATGTTGACTGTTCTGTGTACCTGAGCTGGCTCCTGTACCTgcttctaaatattgtttttcttatgtACATGACTGGgaacagaaacaacaaaaacatcacAAGCCTGAAAGATTTGGGATACTGTTCTACCATTCAGTATAACGTAACTATACAATCACTCTATGCAGCATTGGTGACCTTCCCTGATGCCCTGTGTGTGGGGCTCATGCTCTGGGCCAGCAGCTCCATGGTGCTCATCCTGCACAGGCACAAGCAGAGAATGCAGCATGTTCATAAGACCAGCTCCTCCAGGTCCTCCCCTGAGTACAGAGCCACCAAAACCATCCTCCTCCTGGTGAGCACCTTTGTCTCATTTTACACATTTTCATGCATCTTTCAGATTTATGTGGGTATTATGTCTAATCCCAACTTGTTCCTGGTGAACACAGCCACAATATTTGCTGGGTGTTTCCCAGCTATCAGTCCCTTTCTGCTCATGGATAGGAACTCCAGTGCACCCAGGCTCTGCCTTGCATGGATAAGGAATAGGAAAACCTCTGATATCATGAGGAATATGTAA